In one Umezawaea sp. Da 62-37 genomic region, the following are encoded:
- a CDS encoding DedA family protein, giving the protein MSSPVSAVVEWVTGLMTTLGAPGAGIAIALENLFPPLPSELFLPLAGFTASRGGMSLVAAIAWTTAGSVAGALLLYYLGALLGRDRIRAIADRLPLVDVSDVDRTEDWFSKHGAKAVFLGRMVPVFRSLISIPAGIERMPLPRFLALTTAGSLIWNTALIMAGYLLGEQWHLVEDYMGIVSTVVLALIVVALVWFVVSRLVKRRQGSQDPR; this is encoded by the coding sequence ATGAGCAGCCCCGTTTCAGCCGTCGTCGAGTGGGTCACCGGGTTGATGACCACGCTCGGCGCGCCCGGCGCAGGCATCGCCATCGCGCTGGAGAACCTCTTCCCGCCCCTGCCCAGCGAACTGTTCCTGCCACTGGCCGGTTTCACCGCCAGCCGCGGCGGGATGAGCCTGGTGGCCGCGATCGCGTGGACCACGGCGGGCTCCGTCGCGGGCGCGCTGCTGCTCTACTACCTGGGCGCCCTGCTGGGACGCGACCGGATCCGCGCCATCGCCGACCGGCTGCCGCTGGTCGACGTGTCCGATGTGGACCGCACCGAGGACTGGTTCTCCAAGCACGGCGCCAAAGCCGTCTTCCTCGGCCGGATGGTCCCGGTGTTCCGCAGCCTGATCTCCATCCCCGCGGGCATCGAGCGCATGCCGCTGCCCCGGTTCCTCGCGCTGACCACGGCGGGCAGCCTGATCTGGAACACCGCCCTGATCATGGCCGGGTACCTGCTCGGCGAACAGTGGCACCTGGTCGAGGACTACATGGGAATCGTGTCGACCGTCGTGCTGGCGCTGATCGTGGTCGCGCTGGTGTGGTTCGTCGTGTCCCGGCTGGTGAAGCGGCGGCAGGGCAGTCAGGACCCCAGGTAG
- a CDS encoding TetR/AcrR family transcriptional regulator: MTGQGDRLLAAVIGHVAEHGVTDLSLRSIAAAVGTSHRMLHYHFGSKEGLLVAVVRAVEEGQRQALAELTADLDSTPAQLARRFWTHLTDPALRAHERLFFELYGQAVQGRPGTTALLDGIVESWVEPLAAHEHRAGVPLDVARARARLGLAVSRGLLLDLVATNDLDAVNAAMEQFIAFLDPLPR, translated from the coding sequence ATGACTGGACAAGGGGACCGCCTGCTCGCCGCGGTGATCGGGCACGTCGCCGAGCACGGCGTCACGGACCTGAGCCTGCGGTCGATCGCCGCGGCCGTGGGCACCAGCCACCGCATGCTCCACTACCACTTCGGCTCCAAGGAGGGCCTGCTCGTCGCGGTCGTCCGCGCGGTCGAGGAGGGCCAGCGGCAGGCGCTCGCCGAGTTGACCGCCGACCTCGACAGCACGCCCGCGCAGCTCGCCCGTCGCTTCTGGACGCACCTCACCGATCCCGCGCTGCGCGCCCACGAGCGGCTCTTCTTCGAGCTGTACGGCCAAGCCGTGCAGGGCAGGCCGGGCACGACGGCGCTGTTGGACGGCATCGTCGAGTCGTGGGTGGAACCGCTCGCGGCCCACGAGCACCGCGCGGGCGTGCCGCTCGACGTCGCCCGCGCGCGGGCCCGGCTCGGCCTCGCCGTGTCGCGCGGTCTGCTGCTGGATCTGGTCGCCACCAACGACCTCGACGCCGTGAACGCGGCTATGGAGCAGTTCATCGCCTTCCTCGACCCACTTCCGCGCTGA
- a CDS encoding SRPBCC family protein → MVQRVDATAETTASPERVYELVRDGATWPSWSTLDSFELERPGETGGESVGAIRMFRTNRFPKPVVSREEIVELVPDRRLGYALLSGLAVRDYRAFVDLEPVGGGTRIRWHSSFRPVVPGTGWIYRRALQRIMTRCARGLAAAAAGTN, encoded by the coding sequence ATGGTACAGAGAGTGGACGCCACCGCCGAGACGACCGCGAGTCCGGAACGGGTGTACGAGCTGGTGCGGGACGGGGCCACGTGGCCGTCGTGGTCGACGCTGGACTCCTTCGAGCTGGAACGGCCCGGCGAGACCGGGGGCGAGAGCGTCGGCGCGATCCGTATGTTCCGCACGAACCGGTTCCCGAAGCCGGTGGTGAGCCGCGAGGAGATCGTCGAACTGGTCCCCGACCGCAGGCTGGGGTACGCGCTGCTGTCCGGCCTCGCGGTGCGCGACTACCGCGCGTTCGTCGACCTCGAACCGGTCGGCGGGGGCACCCGGATCCGCTGGCACTCGTCGTTCCGGCCGGTCGTGCCGGGCACGGGGTGGATCTACCGGCGGGCCCTCCAGCGGATCATGACCCGGTGCGCGCGCGGTTTGGCGGCGGCGGCCGCGGGTACCAACTGA